Genomic window (Xylanimonas protaetiae):
GAGCGCCACGGCGAGCCCGGGTGCCACGCCGACGAGAGACCCGAACAGGACGGCCGCGACGATCAGGAGGATCGTCGCGCCGCCGGGGCTGACAGTCTCCAGGATCGGCACGCCGAGCGGCTGGGCCAGGAACGCCAGGACCTCGAGCGCCCCGAACGCGGCCAGCAGGTCCATCGAGAAGAGGCGGCCGACGAGCAACGACGATGCCCCTGCCGCCATCGCGCACAGGACGACGGCGAGCACGAGCACGGCGGTCGTGAACACGACGTCGTCGCCGGTGCAGCCGACGGTGCGGACGAAGTCGATGCCCGCCGCGAGCGTGCCGAGGCCGCCGCACACCTGGGTGACGAGCACCGGTACCCGCCCGATCGCCACGCAGGCGACTGCCAGCACCGCCGCGAGCGCCTGCGTGCCCGTGCCGGGGACGCCGACGACGTCGGCGAAGGTCACGAGCGCGAGCACGGAGACGAAGCCGGGGACGAAGACGCCCCGTTCGCCGTAGTCGGCCAGTCGCGGCCTGGTCCGGCCGGGGCGCCGGGCCGGGCGCATGCCGCGCAGCATGAAGGAGAGGATCCCGACCAGCGACACGAGGAGCAGGAGGGCCCCGAGGAGGTCGCGGCCCGTCACGGGTCGACCCGCGCGACGACGATCGACACGTTGTCCGGCGCTCCCCCGCTCAGCACACGCTCGAGCAGCGCCTCGACCGTGTCCGCCGGTTCCCCTCCCGCGTTGAGCACCGCGCGCAGCGTGTCCTTGTCGACGACGTCCGTGAGCCCGTCGCTGCACAGTAGGTAGGTGACGCGCCGGCTGCCGTGCTCGACCTCGACGTGGTGCGGGTCGAGCACCTTCGGCGGACCGCCGAGGTACTGGGTGACGACGATCCGGCCCGCGCGTTCCGCGCGGTCGTCGCTGGTCAGCTGCGTCAGCATCCCGGCGGCCGCGCGGTACACGCGGCAGTCGCCGACGTTGACGACCTGCACGTCGTCGGGCCCGACGACGACGACCGCCGCCGTCGCGCCCATGTCCGGGGCGCCGGCGCGGGCGCCCGTCTCGGCGACGGCGTCGGCCACGGACTCCAGGATCTTCTGCGCCGCGCCGGCCTCGCGGGCGGCGGGCAGGCCGGCGGCGAGCAGCGGGGCGGCGGTGGCGGCGGCGAGCGCGCCGCCGCGGTGCCCGCCCATGCCGTCGACGACGGCGACCACGGTCGCCGTCGTGACCTCGACGTCGAGCGAGACGCGGGCTCCGGGGACCGCGCTCATCCAGCCGTCGACGACGACCCGGTCCTGGTGCTCCCCGCGCACGAGGCCGGGGTGGCTCACCGCGGCGACCCGCAGCGCCGTCACGCGCCGTCACCCTTGACCCTGGCGACCCAGGTCACGGCGACCGCGAGCGGGACGGCACACATGCCCGCGGCGGTGACGAGCACCGGGTGGACGGCCAGCGGGAGCGCGAGCCATACCGACAGCGCCGCCGCGGCGACCGTCGCGGCCGCTGCGCCAGTGGCGACGCCGCGGCGCCTCGCCCGCCCGATGCCGTTCCAGACGGTGATCCACGCGATCGCGACGAGCGGCAGCGCGAGCCAGATGCCCTGCGCGTGCTGCGCGATCCAGCCCGACGACGCGTGCGGCAGCACGCCCTGGGCCCACGTGGCGGCGGACAGCGGGTCGGGCGTGTCGCCGAGCAGGAGCTGCTGCAGGAACGGGACCCGATCCGCGAACGCGGTCGTCACCCAGGTCGCGCCGAGCAGGGCGCTGGGCACGAAGGCGACCAGCCCCCACCGCAGGACGAGCCGGGCCGTGCGTGCGGCCGCGTCGCCTCCCCGGCTGTCGGCCGGCTGGCCGCGCCGTGGGACGGCGAAGAGCAGCCCGAGCAGGCGCGACAACGCCATCGCGCCGATCACGAGGACCGGGAGCCGGAGGCCGTCGACGTGCCGTGCCGCGAGATCGCCGAGCACGCCGTAGGTGGACACGACGAGGGCGAGGAACAGCAGGGTCCCGTGCGCGAAGAGTCGGGGGGCCGTGGACGTGTCCCACACGTAGACCGCCGCGTACCCGAGCGCGAGGACGCCGACGGCGGTCAGGACCGGCCGGAGGCCGACCGGCAGCCCACCGCCCGCCCAGGTGAGGCGGTACAGGACGAGCAGCGCGGCGTACGCCACCAGCGCCGCCACGTGCCTCTTCAGGGACTGCCGGGCGGCGAGGACCCGGGGGGCACGCTCCGCGGCGTGAGCCTGGCGCGCCCGCTCCCGGGCGGCGACGCGCTCGGCCGCGGCCTCGGCCGCACGCCGGGTGGTCTCGTCCGCGTGGGCGGGCCGCAGCAGGAGGTCCGCGAGGATCGCCGCGACGGCGTTGCCCGCCTCGACGAGCGGGACGGCGGCCGCCCGGAGCGCCTGCTCGCCCGCCGGGAGCGGCTCGAGCGAGAGCGCCTGCGCCCCGGCCCGGAGCCGGTCGGCGCGGTGGGCGTCGCTCAGCGACGCGACGAGCGCGTCGCCCTCGGCCCGGTCCGCGACGAGACGGTCGCGCTGCACGAGCGGCCGGGCCTGGCTCTCCGCCGCCGACCACCAGGTCGCCAGGCGGTTCTGCGCCTTGAGCACCTGGTCGGGCTCGGCGAGCGCCGCCGCCCAGACGGTGAGGGCCTCGCCGGTGCGCAGCTCGCGCACCCAGGCGGCGGCCTCCGGGCTGCCGCCCATGGCCTCGCGGGCGACGGCGGTGAGGGACTCCTCGGTCAGGCCGCGCCCCCGGTACTCGGGGGTCGTCGCCGGGGCGAGGAGCACCTGGAGCGCGAGCGGGAGCACGGCCGGGTCGTCGTAGGGGGTGGCGAGGATCTTGGGGTCGACGCCGGCGCGGTCGAGCCAGCGGGTGAGCTCCTCGCGCTTGCGGGGGTCGACGAGCTCCTCGGCGGCCGGACGCCAGCTCCGCCGCAGGGTCGCCGCGAGGGACGCCGCGTCCCGGTGCACCGTGTCCGCGAGCGTGAACGGGAGGTCCGCGAGCGAGGCTCCGGGCCCCGGTGGCGCCGTGAGCGACCCCAGGCGGTTGACCGTGGGCGAGCCGCCGGCGAGCCAGTCGCGAACCTCCGGCTCGGCCCAGCGGTGGTCGGGATCGTAGGTGAGCAGGCCCTCCAGCAGCAGCCTCCAGCGGGGGTCCGGGTGCTCGACCGGGACGTTGTGGTTCAGCACGGCGTGGCGGACCAGGCGGTCGCCGAGCCGGCGCCCCTGCTCGTCCGAGAGGACGTGCCGCCCGGTGAGGAGCTCGTGGACGATGATCCCGAGGGACCAGTAGTCGGCCTTGCCGGCGACGTCGACCTCGCCGGCGTACATCTCGGGGGCGATGTAGTACCAGCTCCCCACGGACGAGCGGACCTCGGTGTCGAGCGAGAGCAGAGCGGCCGCGCCGAGGTCGCCGAGCACGAGCGTCAGCGGGCTGCGGCTCCGGACGAACACGTTGTCGGGCTTGACGTCACGGTGCACGACGCGGGAGGCGTGGGCGTCATGGAGGGCGCCGACGAGCTCGACGAGCACGGCGCGGGCCCGGTCCCTGGCCACGCCCTGCGGGCCGACCAGCTGCTGGAGCGTGCCCTCGGGGAAGTACTCCTGCACCTCCCAGAGATGCCGTCCGTCCCAGTGGAGGGCGGGGACGACCAGACGCCGCGACCGGTCGGCGCGCAGCTCGTCGTACACCGCGCGCAGCGCCGCGTACTGCGTCGCGTGGCCGCCGACGTAGTACTTCACCACGACCTCCCTGCCGCTGGCGCGCTCCCGGCACACGACGAGGTGCGCCTGAGCCCCGGACGGCAGCGCACGCACGGGCTCGAACCCCTCCAGCACGGCCGGCGGGATGCCACCGAGCAGGGGGACGGCGCCCTCGAGCCCGTCCGCGCGCGTCAGCGCCGCCCCGTCGGCGTCGTCGCCCTGGGTGGGCGCGGCCCGGCCGAGGTCGTCTCCCCGCGTGGGTACCGCGGCACGAAGGCCGTCAGCCTGGGTCGGTGCGGCACCCAGGGCGTCACCCTGGGTCGGTGCGAGGCTCCCTGCCTCGTCGCGTGTGGTCATCGCCGTCCTCTCGGCTCAGGCCGGCAGGACGCGGACGGTCACCTGCCGCCCGAGGCCGACGACGACGCCGTCCTCGAGGGCGAACACGTGACGGCCCACGGCCTCGCGGCCGTTGACGTAGGTGTTGTTGGTCCTGCTGAGGTGCTCGACGGCGACCGTCCCGGCGCGCACCGTGAGCGCCGCGTGCACCCTCGACGCCGTGGCCGACCCCGCGAGCCCCCGGCTGATCCGCGGGTCGGGGACGTCGCGGCCCACCTCCACGCGCTCGCCCGCGAGCAGCGGGACGCGCGACCCGTCGGGCAGCACGAGGTGCGCGGCGACGGCGGCGTCCGGGCCGGGGACGGCCGCCACGACACGCCGGTGGCCGCACTCGGGGCAGTCCGCCGCTCCGTCCGGGACCGGCTCGCCGCAGCCGGGGCACGCGGTGGTCCGGACCGGCGGAGCGGCCTCGGCCGGCGGGGTCACCGCGGCGACCCGGACCGGGGCCGCCGTGAGGGCCGGGGCCGCGAACCCGCCGATCTCCGCGTTGCAGTCCGCGTGCGGGCACAGCCATGAGTCGGCGGGGACGGGCCTGCCGCACTCGGGGCACGCGGTCAGCTCTCCCACGAGGCTCCCTCCAGGTGGATGCCGCGCGCGGCGAGCGCCTCGCGGACCCGGTCCAGGTCACCGGGCTCCGGGAGGCCCAGCAGCCACAGGTCGTCGTCGTCGGCGCCCACCTGGATCCGGGGCCGCAGGCCCGCGTATCGGGTGAGCGCCCGCGCGGTGAGCAGCTCGAGCGTCTGGTTCGCGCTGGCGAGCAGCGGGTGGTCCGACGGCCGGTCCCGGCGGTAGGGACCGGCGACGACGGCGTCCGCCACGGCGAACAGCTCCGGCGCGCGGCGGCGTGCGGCCGCGGCGGCGTAGCCGGTGAACACGAGCACGTCCAGCTCCGGGTGCGCCGCCCGGACGAGCCGCAGCACGGCCGTGACGGCCTGGGCCTGCTGGAGCGGCTCCCCGCCCGTGACGGTGAGGCCGTCGAGGCCCTCGGCGTCGACACGGGCCGCGAGCAGGGCCGCGAGGCCCGGGACGCTCACCTCGTCCCCGCCGCCCGCGTCCCAGGTGTCCTGGGACGCGCAGCCGGCACAGCCGATCGTGCACCCCTGCACCCACAGGCCGACGCGCCGGCCCGGCCCGAGCGCGGTGACGGGCGAGAGCGTCCGGGACAGGCGCAGCGTCGCGGTCATGCGAGCTCCAGCGTGCGGACGCCGTCGGTCTCGGAGCCGAGCGCGGTGACGGTGACGTCGCGGCTCCCGCGCTCCAGGAGAACCTCGGCGAGGGGGTTGACGAGGTTGACGACGACGGCGTCGGCGACCCCGCGCCCGCCGAGCAGGCGGCCTTCGACGGCGAGCTCCAGGAGCTGCTCCACGGCCCGCGGCCCGATGCGAAGCGTGCTGGCGTGCTCGGCGCGGACGCGGCCCTTGACGTTCTCGAGGTAGCGCAGGGCCAGGCCGCGAGCGACGTCCCGGCTCAGGTAGTCGAAGACGACGATGTTCTCCTCGCCGATGCGCCCGAGGATCTCCGGGCGCCGGATCACGTCTCGGAAGTGGCCGACGATCTCGGCGCGCACCTTCGTCTGGATCTCGGGGTCGTCGGGCTCGACGCCGCCCACGCCGAGGTTCGAGGTGAACACGATGAGCGTCTCGGCGAAGTGCACCGTGGCGCCGGTCCCGTCGGTGAGCCGCCCGTCCGAGAGGATCTGGAGGAACTTGTCGAGGATCAGCGGGTGCGCCTTCTCGATCTCGTCGAACAGGAGCAGGCTGTAGGGGTTCTGCCGCACGGCGTTGGTCAGCTCGCCGCCCGCGGAGTGGCCCGTGTAGCCGGGCGGTGCGCCGATGAGGCGCGCCTCCGTGTGCTCGGCGGCGAACTCGCTCATGTCGAACCGCCGGAAGCTGCCCGACCCGCCGGCGTCGCCGCCGAACACGAGCTGCGAGACCGCCTTGGCCAGCTCGGTCTTGCCCGTGCCGGTGGGGCCGGCGAAGAACAGCACGCCGCGAGGGCCCGACCCCCGCTGCGGCAGGTGCGCCGCCGTCATGCCGGTCGCGGTCCGCGCGAGGATGTCCATCGTGTGCGCGACGGCCCGGGACTGGCCCAGCACGCGCGCAGACAGCGCGTCACGGCCGTGGGCGACGCGGGCGCGCAGCTCCGCCCCGTTCCACGGGTTGTCGCGCACCCCGGTGCGATACGCCTGGACCGACTCGACGATCTGGCCCGGGTCGCGCCGCGTGTCGCGCTGCAGCTGCACGATGTCCCGCATGGCCCGCAGGCTCAGCCCTTCGGCCGCGTCGGCGAACTGCGTCACGGCGTCGCCGCCGCCGGGCAGGAGCGCGCGTGCCGCCGCCATCCTGGACCCCAGGTCGGGCACCGGCAGCGGGACCTGCCGGATGCCGTCGCCGCCGACCATCCAGGACGGCAGGTCGGACGGCTTGTCGACGAGGACGAGCACCGGGTTGTGCAACGCCCCGCGCTCGGCACCCCCACCCGTCCCGGGGCGCACGCGGGCCCGCGCGGAGTGCACGTGCGAGACCGCCGTCAGGAAGAAGGTGCTCAGGCCCGGCGCGAGCTCGTCGTCCGCGAGGGCCTGCGACAGATAGTCCAGGACGAGCGCCACCCGGGCCTGCGTCGTCGAGCCCACCGCGAGGAGCACGTCCCCCAGCCGGGGGTAGCCGACGGCGGTGCCGAGGAGCCCGGCGTGCGGCCCGAGCACGGCGCGGGCGAGGTCGCCCGCCTCCGAGCCGGCCGCCGTGCCCCCGCCGAGGACGGTCAGGCCGTGCACCGGCGAGTGGTACAGCACCGCCCCGAACCCCTCCGCGGCCAGCGTGCCGGTGAGGGCGGAGACGGTGTCGAGCGGCACGACCCGCTCGCCGACCGGGCACATGTGCAGGTCACGGATCGACCCGTGGAGCACGTACTGCGCAGTGACGGGCAGCGACGCGGAGATGTCGCGCAGCCAGGCGGGCGCCACGGGGGTCCTCGTCCCGGCGACGGTCGCGGCCGTCACCGCTGCGCTCCCCGCTCGGAGGGCCGCTCGTGCGTCCGGGTGGTGGCCGCCGGGCGCCCGGTCCCGCGCGAGACGGTCTGCCCCTCGACGTGCTGCATGGGCACCACACCCACCGGCATCTCGTGGTCCCGCGTGGACGCCACCCCGACCGCGGCCCATCGCACCTGGAGAGCCTCGAGCCGGCCGCAGTTCGCCTCCTCGGCTGCGGCGTCCGTCTCCTCGTCCGTGTCGCGGAGCGCCACGGTGCGCGCGAGCACCCGGTCCTGACCGGGCAGGAACCGCAGCTGGAGCGCGTGGTCGGGCAGGTCAGCACGGCCCACGCGCGTCCGTTCGCCCGCGGCGGCGGCCTCGACGAAGCCGTCGTCCACCTCGTAGCCGAGCTGCCGGAGCACCTCGGCCGTCTGCTCGACGACGAACGCGCGGTCGGCCTGCGACCGGCGCCGGGCCACGACCTCGTCGACGCGTGCGCGCAGCCGCGCGACGTCGGCCGGCGTGGTCGCCGAGCGCAGCGCGGCGCGCACGGCGGCCGCCTCGGGACCGTCCGCGTCACCGAGCGCCAGCTCCGCCTCGGCGGCGTCGGAGCGGACCAGGTGCGCCTCGCGCTGCGCGTGCAGGGCGGCCGCGGCCTCCGTCGACACCCGCAGCAGCAGCACCTGCGCGTCCGGAGCCCCGTCCGCGACGGCCTGGCCCGTGCGTGCCGCGAGCGCCTCCAGGCGGTCGCGCGCGTCGTCGTCCTCGACCGTCGCCAGCGCGCCGACGATCGCGGCGAGCGCCGCTCCGTCGTCGTGCGACGCGACCGCGGGCGCCTGCGTCGGGGTCGCGTCGGCGCGCCGGGCGGCGGCGAGCGCGAGGGTGAAGCCGCCGACGCCGGCCAGCCGGTCGGCGATGGCGGCCGCCCGGCGCCGGGCGCGGAGCTGGTCGCGCTCCGCGCCCAGGTTCGCGACGAGGGTGCGGAGCCGGGCCTCGGTGGCCTCCAGCGCGGAGCGGTCGTCGGCCGAGCCCACGGTGGGCAGCGACGCCCGCTTCCCGCCCAGCGCGACGACCTCCAGCGCCGTCTGGCGGGCCCGGTCGCGCAGGGTTGCGCACCGCCCTCGCGCCTCTGCGCACTCGCGGCGGTTGCGTGCCTCGGCGGACTCCACCGTGTATCCGTACCCCTTGGGTCCGCTCACGGACCGCTCCTTCCGATCTCT
Coding sequences:
- a CDS encoding PP2C family protein-serine/threonine phosphatase, whose protein sequence is MTALRVAAVSHPGLVRGEHQDRVVVDGWMSAVPGARVSLDVEVTTATVVAVVDGMGGHRGGALAAATAAPLLAAGLPAAREAGAAQKILESVADAVAETGARAGAPDMGATAAVVVVGPDDVQVVNVGDCRVYRAAAGMLTQLTSDDRAERAGRIVVTQYLGGPPKVLDPHHVEVEHGSRRVTYLLCSDGLTDVVDKDTLRAVLNAGGEPADTVEALLERVLSGGAPDNVSIVVARVDP
- a CDS encoding protein kinase domain-containing protein, which encodes MTTRDEAGSLAPTQGDALGAAPTQADGLRAAVPTRGDDLGRAAPTQGDDADGAALTRADGLEGAVPLLGGIPPAVLEGFEPVRALPSGAQAHLVVCRERASGREVVVKYYVGGHATQYAALRAVYDELRADRSRRLVVPALHWDGRHLWEVQEYFPEGTLQQLVGPQGVARDRARAVLVELVGALHDAHASRVVHRDVKPDNVFVRSRSPLTLVLGDLGAAALLSLDTEVRSSVGSWYYIAPEMYAGEVDVAGKADYWSLGIIVHELLTGRHVLSDEQGRRLGDRLVRHAVLNHNVPVEHPDPRWRLLLEGLLTYDPDHRWAEPEVRDWLAGGSPTVNRLGSLTAPPGPGASLADLPFTLADTVHRDAASLAATLRRSWRPAAEELVDPRKREELTRWLDRAGVDPKILATPYDDPAVLPLALQVLLAPATTPEYRGRGLTEESLTAVAREAMGGSPEAAAWVRELRTGEALTVWAAALAEPDQVLKAQNRLATWWSAAESQARPLVQRDRLVADRAEGDALVASLSDAHRADRLRAGAQALSLEPLPAGEQALRAAAVPLVEAGNAVAAILADLLLRPAHADETTRRAAEAAAERVAARERARQAHAAERAPRVLAARQSLKRHVAALVAYAALLVLYRLTWAGGGLPVGLRPVLTAVGVLALGYAAVYVWDTSTAPRLFAHGTLLFLALVVSTYGVLGDLAARHVDGLRLPVLVIGAMALSRLLGLLFAVPRRGQPADSRGGDAAARTARLVLRWGLVAFVPSALLGATWVTTAFADRVPFLQQLLLGDTPDPLSAATWAQGVLPHASSGWIAQHAQGIWLALPLVAIAWITVWNGIGRARRRGVATGAAAATVAAAALSVWLALPLAVHPVLVTAAGMCAVPLAVAVTWVARVKGDGA
- a CDS encoding FHA domain-containing protein, producing MGELTACPECGRPVPADSWLCPHADCNAEIGGFAAPALTAAPVRVAAVTPPAEAAPPVRTTACPGCGEPVPDGAADCPECGHRRVVAAVPGPDAAVAAHLVLPDGSRVPLLAGERVEVGRDVPDPRISRGLAGSATASRVHAALTVRAGTVAVEHLSRTNNTYVNGREAVGRHVFALEDGVVVGLGRQVTVRVLPA
- a CDS encoding 4Fe-4S single cluster domain-containing protein — its product is MTATLRLSRTLSPVTALGPGRRVGLWVQGCTIGCAGCASQDTWDAGGGDEVSVPGLAALLAARVDAEGLDGLTVTGGEPLQQAQAVTAVLRLVRAAHPELDVLVFTGYAAAAARRRAPELFAVADAVVAGPYRRDRPSDHPLLASANQTLELLTARALTRYAGLRPRIQVGADDDDLWLLGLPEPGDLDRVREALAARGIHLEGASWES
- a CDS encoding AAA family ATPase — its product is MTAATVAGTRTPVAPAWLRDISASLPVTAQYVLHGSIRDLHMCPVGERVVPLDTVSALTGTLAAEGFGAVLYHSPVHGLTVLGGGTAAGSEAGDLARAVLGPHAGLLGTAVGYPRLGDVLLAVGSTTQARVALVLDYLSQALADDELAPGLSTFFLTAVSHVHSARARVRPGTGGGAERGALHNPVLVLVDKPSDLPSWMVGGDGIRQVPLPVPDLGSRMAAARALLPGGGDAVTQFADAAEGLSLRAMRDIVQLQRDTRRDPGQIVESVQAYRTGVRDNPWNGAELRARVAHGRDALSARVLGQSRAVAHTMDILARTATGMTAAHLPQRGSGPRGVLFFAGPTGTGKTELAKAVSQLVFGGDAGGSGSFRRFDMSEFAAEHTEARLIGAPPGYTGHSAGGELTNAVRQNPYSLLLFDEIEKAHPLILDKFLQILSDGRLTDGTGATVHFAETLIVFTSNLGVGGVEPDDPEIQTKVRAEIVGHFRDVIRRPEILGRIGEENIVVFDYLSRDVARGLALRYLENVKGRVRAEHASTLRIGPRAVEQLLELAVEGRLLGGRGVADAVVVNLVNPLAEVLLERGSRDVTVTALGSETDGVRTLELA